The segment GGATTTGCAATTGCAAAAAAATTCTCAGAAAATGGAGCTACTGTGATTATTACATCAAAAGACTCTGATAGGATAAAAAAATCTGCTTTAGAAATTTCTAATGCAGTAGGAATTCCTGCCGATATCAAAAATAAAAACGACGTGAAAAATGTCATTGAAAAGATTTTAGAAAAATTTGGAAGATTAGATATTCTTGTAAATAATGCAGGGATTTTTCCAATGATAAAACCAGTTCACGAGATAGATGAAGATGATTGGAATGAAGTTTTGGATGTGAATCTAACCGGACAGTTTAGATTTACAAAAGAGGCAATTCCTCATTTGCAGAAAACAAACGGATCTATTGTTAACATATCATCAGATGCTGGATTAAAAGCATATCAGGGTTTTAATGCAGATGCTTATTCTGCATCAAAAGCAGCATTAATCTTACTAACTAAATGTTGGGCTTTGGAATATGCTAAAGACAAGATTCGAGTAAATTGTATTTGTCCAGGTGTTGTAGATACTGATATGACAACTCCATTTTTGAAGACTCAAAAAGATAAAGAATTCATGGATAATGAACATCCAATAGGGCGAATTGGCAAGCCTGAAGAAATTGCTGCAGCTGCACTTTATTTTGTATCAGATGAAGCATCATGGACTACAGGTGCAATTTTAACTGTAGACGGTGGAGAATCAATAAAATGATTTCATATGGATTTAATACAACTCAGAGGAATATATTATGATGAAGGATAGAAAAACTAAAGCAAAATTAATTATACTTTTAGGAATTATTTGGATAATCATAACTTTGCCCTTACCTTGGATAGTAAATAATCCAGAAGTTTCAGAATCGCAATTTAATACCATACTGGGAATTATTGGAGTAATGTCTATTCCATTTATTGTTCTAGGAATTGTATGGACCTTAAAACCAGAATTGACAACTTAGGTTAGTTTAATTGAAAAATCTACCAATTTCAGATAAGTTTTCTGAATTAGATATTGCAATTGAAGCTGCAACTAGGGCAGGAGATGCAATTTTAGAGATTTACAAAGAAGAATTTGATTCTAAAATAAAGAGCGATAATTCGCCAATAACTAAAGCAGATATCAAAAGCAATGAGATTATAAAAAAAATTCTATCACAGACACAATATGAAATATTATCAGAAGAAGATGATGATAACCAATCCAGATTAGGAAAGGAAATGATTTGGATAGTTGATCCTCTTGATGGAACTTCTGATTTTATTGACAGGACAGGAGAATTTACTGTCATGATTGCTTTGGTGAAAAATAAAAAACCAATTCTCGGAGTAATTAACTGGCCAACTGAAAAGACTTTGTTTATTGCACAAAAAGGAAAAGGGGCATTTAGATATTCAAATAGAGAATGGCAAAAGATACAAGTTTCTAAAGTTGCAGATCTCACAAAGTGTAAAGCAGTAGGATCCAGGCATCATTTATCGGACAAAGAAAAATTGTTTATCAAAGAATTAGGCATTAATTATTTTACAAGTGTTGGCAGTTCTCTAAAAGTAGGAAAAATTAGTTCGGGAGAAGCTGATGTCTATATTACTACAACAGATAAAATGAAAGAGTGGGATTCAGCTGCCTCCTATTGTATTATTAATGAGGCAGGTGGAAAAATGACAGATATCTTAGGAAATGATCTTACCTACAATAACAAAGAAGTTCATCACCTAAATGGAATTATAGTTACAAATGGATTATTGCATAATAAAATAATTGAAGAATTTAAAAAATTATAGAAGATTTCTACTTTTGAGGAATTCTTTTACTTTGTTTGCACTTTCTGATAATGGTTCATGTTCTGTATCAATTACTAGATCTGCTTTTTCTGGAGACTCGTAAGGATCATCGATTCCTGTAAATCCTTTGATTTCTCCTTTTCTAGCCTTGGCATACATTCCTTTAACATCCCGTTCTTCACATTTTTCAAGTGAACATTTCACATAACATTCTGCAAATTGATCACCAGCATTGATTATTTCTCGAGCATTTTCTCTATTTTCAACATATGGAGATACTAGAGATACTGCACTTGGGACTCCGTGTTTTAGTAATAGTTTTGCTAAATGAGCAACTTTTTTGTTATGTTCATCACGTCCTGCTTTTGAGAAATCTTTTGGGGAGAACCATTCTCGTAGTTCATCACCATCAAGCATGGCCAAATTTGGAATGTCTTTTTGAAGATCTTTGACAATTGTAGTCTTTCCTGAACAAGGAAGACCAGTCATCCATAACACAAAAGGCTTCATAAAAAAAATATTCAGATAACCCATAAAGAGCTTACGCTAATTTTTACACCAAGATTTATTTTCCAAATCTTCAATCTCTTTAATCATATCTTCCATTTTTTTTGATATGGTCATAACTGACTTGAATTGCTCATACATTTCAAATTCTTCTTCTTTAGAAATTATTTCAGATTCAGCTTTATCAAAAAAGTTTTCCTCTTTTGACATGTGATCCATAAGATAAACAGAGTATGTTTTCAGATATCTTGCAACAGCCTCCCTTGAATCCTGTCCTTCTTTCCATAATTTGAGATATCGCTTTATTTGTAGTGCAATTCTTCTAGAGAATTCGTGTTCAATTAACAATCCTCGAATCTCTTGTTTTAGATGATCATAGCTAGCAACACAAGGAAAATATGAATCTTCTTCTCTAGAATAATGAATAGAATCTAAGAATTCTTCTATAACTAATGTGATTTTATCAATGTCATCAAGAGGAATATCTTTTCCTGCATATAGTTCAGTATAGCATTTAATGATAACTTGATCTAATCGTTTAATCTGTTTATGATCTTCTCGTAAAGTATCAGTTGCACTCAACTAAAAGATGTATTTGTAGACTTGATTTAATGTGTATCTAAAAATCTACTAATGAGAGTAAAATAATTAAACAAATCTGATTTAATTTACAACTTCAAATATCAAGATTCAGTTAAAGATGAATCCAATAATTTTTTCAGTGCTTGGTTTGATTAGGGGACAAATTGACGGAATCTTACCCATATCAGATTTTGATCATACTATGATTTTAGATAAATTTGTAGAGTTGCAGAGTTCAATTAGTGCACTATCTATTCATGATGGACCAATTGCTTCAGCTCATGTAATTTTATTGGCTGCAGGTGTAGTAATTTTTCTGGGAGTTGCAGGAGAAGCTTTCTTTAAAAAAACTGGAATTCCAGATGTAGCATTTTTAATGATTCTTGGAGTAATTATTGGGCCAGTATTTGGATTAATTCAACCAGAAGCAG is part of the Nitrosopumilus sp. genome and harbors:
- a CDS encoding hemerythrin domain-containing protein, producing the protein MSATDTLREDHKQIKRLDQVIIKCYTELYAGKDIPLDDIDKITLVIEEFLDSIHYSREEDSYFPCVASYDHLKQEIRGLLIEHEFSRRIALQIKRYLKLWKEGQDSREAVARYLKTYSVYLMDHMSKEENFFDKAESEIISKEEEFEMYEQFKSVMTISKKMEDMIKEIEDLENKSWCKN
- the cysC gene encoding adenylyl-sulfate kinase, which codes for MKPFVLWMTGLPCSGKTTIVKDLQKDIPNLAMLDGDELREWFSPKDFSKAGRDEHNKKVAHLAKLLLKHGVPSAVSLVSPYVENRENAREIINAGDQFAECYVKCSLEKCEERDVKGMYAKARKGEIKGFTGIDDPYESPEKADLVIDTEHEPLSESANKVKEFLKSRNLL
- a CDS encoding 3'(2'),5'-bisphosphate nucleotidase CysQ translates to MKNLPISDKFSELDIAIEAATRAGDAILEIYKEEFDSKIKSDNSPITKADIKSNEIIKKILSQTQYEILSEEDDDNQSRLGKEMIWIVDPLDGTSDFIDRTGEFTVMIALVKNKKPILGVINWPTEKTLFIAQKGKGAFRYSNREWQKIQVSKVADLTKCKAVGSRHHLSDKEKLFIKELGINYFTSVGSSLKVGKISSGEADVYITTTDKMKEWDSAASYCIINEAGGKMTDILGNDLTYNNKEVHHLNGIIVTNGLLHNKIIEEFKKL
- a CDS encoding SDR family NAD(P)-dependent oxidoreductase → MSLSGKVALVTGGSRGIGFAIAKKFSENGATVIITSKDSDRIKKSALEISNAVGIPADIKNKNDVKNVIEKILEKFGRLDILVNNAGIFPMIKPVHEIDEDDWNEVLDVNLTGQFRFTKEAIPHLQKTNGSIVNISSDAGLKAYQGFNADAYSASKAALILLTKCWALEYAKDKIRVNCICPGVVDTDMTTPFLKTQKDKEFMDNEHPIGRIGKPEEIAAAALYFVSDEASWTTGAILTVDGGESIK